TACCCAAACCATTTCAAGCTCGTCCTCAATCTTCCCTCTAGACCGTAcctgtcttctttctccttatTCTTTTCGTTGTTTTCTCAATGCTCTTCAATATATTCCGTATATGAGGCTGAACTAATCACCGAAGGGGTTTGTCTCAAGTATATGAAGTTCTCACCCTCAGCTGATCCTGAGCTTGACACCGATTGGCCATCCATATGCAGCTGTGTCGCTTAACTGGAAGGATTTTCGCCATTTTTGAAAGGGCCCCCAAGTAGCGCAAGGAACCTTGATATgcacctttttctttttctttctctttttttttgttaccCCTTTATACGCTAATGGATTTAAGATGTAGACTGAGGGAATAGAAGCGACGTAGCACGGCATTGCCTCggtatacatgtactccaAAGCCTCTTGGGGGCCAAACAGGGAATATGGAAGGGATTTAGTGTTATGCACATGTTTCCCCTTTTGTGTAAGAGAAAATACACTGTTGCAGACTTTCTTCTCCCGAGGTACACAAAAGATCGATTTTATTGCATCTTACGTGCGGAGCATTTCGgatagtcttttttttcacccCAGCAGTCTCGAAGTcgtctcctttttttttgtgtccCCCTTTAGCTAAGGTCGTGCCCAATGATATTTGAGAAAATGTGTGCGAGAAGTATGCGAAGCGTGATATAGCTTTTACTCTAGTCTGTGCTTTGACCATATGACGGGTGCTGGAGCATTGGGCTCTTCGGAGCTCTATTTTGAACTAGGGCGGATTGTTGGCCAACGGCATTTCGTGATCGACAAGGCTGAGATACAGGGCCGCGTAATATCTAGCCAGAGTTGGGATATCTGACTTATCATAGCTGAAAGAGCAAATAAGCTACAGCCGAGACAGTATTTCACTATTGGAAACTCCAGACTGGATTGCCATCAATAACTCTGCGGCTAGCCATATACTGTTTGCTATTATGACTTGCCAAGTTTAACTGTATCCAATTATGATGCCTTCCTTTGAACCTATGAGAATAGATTCCTAATCAAGCCGATCTAGCATTGCTGTAATCAGCCCTGTAGAGAAATCAGGCAACGTTTTCATAATGTCTTTAAACTCTGTGTCCTTCCATAAATCTTCCACTTGACATGCAGCGTATAAACAAACGAGCGATCTCAATTCATCATCCTGGTCCCACTTATCAACAGTCTGTTCAAAAGAATATCGTACAAGCTGAATTATATCGCCACAGCTCCCTCCCTGGTCGTCGAAAAGTATCAAAGCTCGCAGTAATTTATGGAGCGCCAAGATTTGCAAAGGATCAATTCCGTAATAATCCGCAAATACATACATCCGCGCATGGCTGAGAAATACATCAGTATAGTCGCAAATAGCAGACGACCCCAAACTGGGAGCAGAATCCTGCGACGGTAATGGATCGAGTGCTTGGAATTTGTGCCATAACAGCCTTTTCTTAGTCCAAATAGAACTTTCGgactttcctttcttccttaAGTGAGGGGGAATCCAGCATGCGTCTCCAATGGGCGAAACTCGAAGAGGAGCCACTCTCCCTGGTACCTCACGTTTGCTAGGCTTCGCTCCGTCGTAGTCTCCAGTGTATACGTATTGGCTAAAGTCAATGAAAACTTCCTCGCTTATCTCTTTCCATATAACGCGCCGTTCTATGGACTCCTTCATCCCTCCATTGATGAGCGCATTCAAAGCTTCGGACTGGTGTGCGACAAGAGCAGAATGGATCGTATGTTCTTTTTCATCTGGACCGACGACAAATGTAAAGGGGGGCGAAGAGGTAATACTAAGTATATTAGTATGCGTTTTATATCAAGAATACTGCAACTGACTCTTTGTAGGGCATGGACGCCATGCTGAACGACTGAGGTAGAGAATGACATGATTACATGTTAGTTTGAAGCCTGGATGCGGAGTATATAGAAAGTGGGAGCTTGGGCGGCCTACAAGCGGTTAAATAGAGTGACGTCTATACATGTATGATACGTGCATGTATAATGCAACTTGGACTGCGCATAGGTAGCCTATGACTCAGACGCTCTTATAATCCCGATACTCTGGCATCTTCGACCGATTCACAGCCTTCTTAACACTTTATATAACGCAAGCCCATTATTGTCGGCGAATTGCATTGCCGGATGCCTAACAAAGCAAATACCTGTTGAAGCTGAGGCCTCCATATGGACCAACAGTGCTCGAGTACGCGCCATTAATGAGGATTAGAAGCCTGCAGCCGCCCTGCGACCGCCCTGCGACCGGCGGCGGTTGGTtgtgtacatgtacctacatgtTGTTATGACGGAGGGAGACCCCGCGTTGACTCCTAGGTACCTATAAATAGCATGGATGGTAACATTGAAGCTTGTGTGCCGTGACTTTTGTACGAATTTATAGCATATTTCGTACCTAATATGAAAGCCATATTAGCCATCTCATAAGTATGCTATAACTGCTTCGCACCAAGATTATGTAGTATGGATTGGTAGTCTGTCTGTTCTAGGCGCCTTTCGATTTGCAATATTTTAACGGAATCCGGAGAGACTCGCATTTATTTAGTTCGGGATTCTCTACTTATTGCGCGTATAGAGGCGGTGATATCGCATGGTTTCTTAGCCCCAGTCAATAACGTCCTCAGCTAGCCAGGACGAGGTGCAGACTACATGCCCTATGCGGCGTGTAATCACCATATCGTGGGTTATCAATATTACTGTCCAGTGAATAGACTAGTTACTTTAGCTGATGGGATTCATGGAGAATAAATGCCAAAGCGGCAGagaactactactacctattTGCATCTCCTTTAATCGCACACAGCTGGATCTGCCTAGGTCTGGGGCTTACTTCCTCATCCCTCACGGATCTCGAATAGATGGTACATTTTTGAGGGCACTGCATATAAGTAAACAAATGGACAAAATTTTGCATTCTAAAAATTATTATGCCGACCTCTTTGCATTAAGCTGCATGTGTCCACGAAACCATCAGCCAAGGTGAGGCTGTAGAAGGGTCTGAGCCAATTCATTGCTGTGCCAAGGTTGATTAAACGCGGAGATTGGCCCGCCCACCAATCAAAAAGGTTTTCCCTCCATTATACATTGCCATGCTAATCAATTAGAAATTAAAAATGAAATTTACCTGTGGCTTTACATTGGGACGATGCTCGAACGGCATTTATAGATGATGAGCTTTCGCTCATTTTAGACACCAGAAGCGAGAGTGAACAAAGTGTTCATTGCGAATACACTCGTGACGTTTAAACCACACTACTCCCAACTAGTTATACATGATTTATTGTTCTCTTGTATTTGAAGTCTTGTACTTCCCTAAGAGTATGGGTACCAAAAAGGCGTGTACGATATCGACTCTTGTTTAACGGTTTGTGATATGTTAAATCCgcttctttcttcatctttccgAGGGTCATTACAGCGTTGTCTAAATGGACCTCTACGAATTGCCATTTCTCTCGAGAAATAAAAACGCTTGATGCCATATCTATTCTTTTAAGAGTCAGGGCTTTCTTGGCGTGATGCTTGTTTTCTATTGCACCCAAATCTCGCCACTGCTGGGCTTAATTTGAGAGATGCTTCATACTGCAAATGTGTATTTTACAATACCAATATGCAACATTATAAATGTAGAGATTAATCAGCGTAGCTGATAAATTAATTGACTATAACATAGGTTTTTTATAGAGAAGACACAATTGGTTATGGTAACCTCGGTAATGTCCGCTGGATATAACTTTTGCATGATATAACTTTTGTATTAATAATTTCATGTCGGGCGCCTAGCTACATTTAGTATAAGCACTACTTGGGTAGAGCGGCTTTGCTTAGCTGACAATGGCGTTTGACGACATCTCTGCTATTAGCAGAGCTGCTTACAGCGGAGTTTTGTCGGCATTGAAATGGCAGTGACACAATCAAGCCACTAAAGTGCCTGGATGTCATACAGCACATTAGAACTATAGGCagataatataatatatacagatgtaaaaatataaatataaatatcgATCCATATCCAACTTCCGTCAAATATAGCAACGACATTCATCAGCTCAGCTCTACAATAAATGCTACAGCTATACTATCAATTCTTCGCTCAGTCCCGTCAATACAACAGCAATATTTATCAGCTAAGCTCTACAATACTACAGCTATACCTTTTATCTACGTTGAAACTTCAATCCAGAACAATTCAGAACCTCTCATCAATATTTCGTCTTCAATCAAGACAGAACATTAAAATGAAGGAGCTCGTCATCTATCGCCAGTCCACCTACAAAGGCTTTGTGAGAGAGACTGAAATTCCGTAAGTCATTCGGTTTGGTAACTAGTCCTATTACTCATATCCAACTAGGAAGCCAGGCCCGAAGGATGTTCTCATCAAAGTTGCTTATGCCGGGCTAAATCCAAAGGATTGGAAGGTAATTGATGCAATTATTTGGCCCCGAGCCATCTATAAGCTAACTTCGATAGTCTACCAAAAATCGTGACGAATCAAATGCATTCAACGCCGGCGATGATGTGGCTGGCATCATCGAAGCTGTGGGGTCTGAAGTATTTGAATACAAACCGGGCGACCGTGTTGCAGGTTTCCACAGAATGTTCCAGCCTCATGGAACTTATGCAGAGTACACTGTTGTCCCGGCCTCTACTACTTTCCGTCTGCCCCCCAATATTTCCCTCGAATCAGGAGCCGGGCTTCCTTTGTCCTTTATGACAGCGGCCCTCGCTCTGTACCAGTATCTGGGCGTTCCCCTCCCAACGACTGTTGGTGATTTTCGTCAAAAGACACCCATCTTGATTTGGGGCGGAGCAACTGCTGTCGGGGCATACGCCCTCCAACTAGCTAAGCTGAGCAAGATTGGGCCCATAATCACTGTTGCTGGAAATGGAATCGATTTTGTCCGATCCCTGAACGCAGCAGACCATATTATCGACTATCGAAAGGGAGATGTGACTCGCCAAATCCTTGACGCCGCCGGGCCTGCCCAAATCAAGATTGCATTTGACGCTGTATCCGGACACGGCAGTTATGAGCGTATTACTGAGGTTCTTCTTGCATCGGGCGGCGGCCACATCAATATGGTGGATCCCCCAACCGATCAAAGCTGGAAGTTTCCCGAGAATGTCAAGTTCACTCGCACATTCGTCTCCTCTGCTTATCACGTCTCGCACAGTTTTATCAATGAAGAACAAGCATACGCTGATGGCGAATTTGCGTACTTCTTCTATCGATACCTGAGTCATCTCCTAGCAGAAGGCAAATTCAGACCACATCCTGTAGAGGTACTTCCAGACGGTCTAAACGGTATTCCCGACGGAGTTCAGGCTTTGTTTGATGGTCAAGTCAGCGCTAAAAAGCTTGTGGCACGGTAAGTCAACTTATTTCAATAGACTGGAAAATTGGCTGACACTAGATTCCAGCGTTGGGAAATAACTCCTATGATAGGGAGAGAGAATATGGGGCTTGGATTTTTGATAAAGTAGCTGGGCTCTCTGTAGAGTGACAATACAATAATTACACCAccagcaataatatttgCAATGTCTAGTGTACTTATTACAGCCTAACAATAAGTACTTTAGTATTCCTGATGTAACGAGACCTGTTTCCCATTCTACGCCAAATCATGGGCTACTAACTCTTCCCCTTGCGGCCCCCAGAAATGGGGGCTAGTTCAAACTTTGCCCCTTTTCAGCTTCAAGTCTGGATGGAAATGGCACACATTTGCCAAGCTGCGCCCTACAGTGCCGCCTGATGAAAAGTGAAGAATTTTCCATCTCCACCCCTCGTTAGAGGTTTGCCAGGTGGCAACATATGACCATTAGTCAACGTATATATCTTCGCCCATTTACAATATTGCTTTGCCGATTTCCAAGTTTGTTGCGCCTAAACGGCTGCCAGCCTCAGTGCCTTGGACTCCTATGACTTGGACTCCGAATGATACAAAGCAAGTCGCATCAGTGGTTTGCTCCATGGCCTGGAGAACCCAACATCCGTGTATAGAATAACTCTATGAACCCACACTGAGCCATGCACAAGAATTTGCCATTTTTAAGAAACCAGAGTCTTTTGGTGCTGATTTCATAACCAAGGGGCACAAGCAATTGAGGGGGCTAAAAGTGATTACAGCAAATCATTCATGCGTATTGAGAGATGGTATACTTTCATCGTCTTTACTTCCAAGTCTATTTTAACAAGGAGAATTTATCCTTCTGGTGTTCTTGTTTCATGCGCTCTCGACTCTCACTAAAGACTTTTAGCAGtgattttataaatacaaaAGCGCAAGCTGTCAAACTTAGTGAAGTGATTTTCGCGAGTGAATCAATTCTGCATATTAAGAAATGATTCACTTGCATACAAATTTTGTTTtcaattattttctttttaacgGGAGTATTTCATTATTCCTGAAAATTTCTGTTTTATACATCTGATGGTTGCATACTTTTGTGAAATGCGCTGTGTTTCCAGTCTTAGGTCATCCATGTTCAAATCAATTATAACGTCAAAATACTTGGTAATACTCTAGTAGATATTACGAAAATACTAAAACTCTGTTACAACTGTAGCAATCCCATGTAGGCTAGCAAAGCTATCCTTCTGAGCAGCATGATTGCTTTATTGAATGTTGAAATTAAACCATGTacatataaatactaatcaGATAGAAGACTTGCTGCAACCTCAGCAATTGTGCAGTATGTACCTTAATCCAAATCCAAGTGTATAAAATAGATATTTTGGGATGGTGTATGTTGTAATCGAATTCGGACGGATAAATCTAGGCTATAGGTAGATGACAAGATAAACAAGCCCAAGGTATGTGTACATAATGGCCATCAACCAGTAGAGTGGCACAGAGCAATCCATCTGTTTCAACCTCATACACTTGCATCAGCCACAAAGAACCTCGTCTTGTCCTAATCAGGCTGAGCGCTGCGCCGCACCCGATACACCTTCGGCAGTCTCGTCCAATTAATGCCTCGCATTGAGCCAATTGGGTGGAGACGTGGCTCAATTGCAGCACCTCGAGCAAGACTCTCTTCTTGACATCATCGCCAATCCTTGATTTAGCCTCGCAGGAAGCCTCGCACGCGTTGATCTGGCATGTCTTTCCTTCGACTTGCCTCTACTCTGCATCTGTATAGCGGCGTGTCTATTCTCAACCATCATAGCGGAGGGTGAAGCCAATGAGAGTAAAACAGACTGTCCAAACAGCCTAAACCCACTCGACAGAGACGGCATCCACACTGGCACGCACAGCAGCTTGAGCGGTGTCATCCTCATCTGACTATAAAGCGAGCCCCATTGCCTGTTCGGGCAACACGCACCGCTCAACCAGCCGCCACCATGCCGGGTGTGCCAAGCTATCGCGGATGCGATGCGTGcaggaagcagaagaaaaaggttcGTTTCTATTGCGCCATCCACGTCCATCGTCGGTCCCAAAATGGAAGTGCGAGGCCACATGGCATGGTCTCTCTCGTGTGTGCTTGCTATGCTTGCTATGCAGCAGCTCAGCCATGATTCGGTATTGGATTTGATATAAGTGGCACTAAGAATAACCACCCTCCAGTGCGATATGGCCACGCCCGCCTGCTCTCGGTGCTCGCGCTTGAAAATCGCCTGTGTGGGCTGTGGCCAGCTGCGATACAAGTTCAAGGACCAGACGGATCTGCAGGTGGTGCGATCGTCTAAGAAAGCCCGAAGCAAAGCATCCCCCCAGTTTGAGACCGAGAGTGACAGTCCAGGgtccatcatcagcattgCGTCCAGCAGAGACTCTGCTCGATCGGGTGCTTTTATTTCTCTGTTGGACATCACCGATCCCAGCTACGATCTTCGCTGCTACGGCCCGTGGTTTAAGGATCTGCCTCGGCGTCTGGGCACCAATGAAGCTCTGGATGCGGCGGTAGAGGCCATGGTAGGATTCTACCCTCACCTGCGAAGGCATGAGCAGTCATCTTTGTCTCGGGGCTCGCTGGTCAAGTATGTAAATGCGTTGCAAGCGCTGAGAACCTGCTTGAATGATCCCCAGAAAGCAAGTAAAGCGGAGACGCTGTGCGCCGTATATATCCTGTTGATTTGCCAAGTAAGTAAATTGCACCAGCACATGTCAATATCCTGAGTCTACGCTAGCTAACCATGTTGCTTTCAATGGTAAAGGGATGGACAGGAAAAGACAATGATCAAAAGGTGAGCCATGGAGAAGGGCTTGCATTCTTGCTTACCGCGGCAGAGTCTGGTCAATCTTCAGACCAGTTCCATGAAACTATACGTGACACCCTCTATGTGCCAGTTGTAAGTTGTCGAACGGCCCATGGTAGTGTTATCACCTGGACTTTTACTTACTCAATATGTTTAACCAGATTCTAGAAGCCATATTCAACCCCAGAATACGGCTTGGCTCTTGGTTTTTGCGGTTCAAGGATCGCGCCTTTGGTCCACCAGCCCCCATTACTCATGGCGCACAAAAAATGATGAGCCTGGAGTTAAAGAGCCTCGCTCGAATTCCAGATCTGATACGTGAACCTGCCAAATACATTGACGATATTTCAAACTCATATCAGCGAATGCGCATCGAAATCCCGCTGCTTAAAGCCGCTCTGCACCTGGCCGATGCTCTTGCCTCCAAATCGCCGACGAGCGGATTTATAAAGACTCGTATCCAGTATCAGGTGTCCTTTGGCCTCTTAGTGGGGTGTGCTCTGATTTTCAACGGATATCTGCGAGCCTTTGGAGCTGATGATGGGAACATGGTTGAAGAAGCGGACAACATGGCCAACGATGCCATTAAACTGGCTCACGATGCCTCTCAGTATCGGCCTCTAGGCGCCAGCTTCGTACCCCTGTGCCTCATTCCAGCCTGGACGGCCACGGACGACATTGAGATTCAGCAAAGAGTGGTTGAAGCACTGATGGTCTACCAAGACGACTTTTCGCCCGCCACAAGCAGGGGCTGGTACATCATGGCATATTGGCTGAGAGGTGAGATGGATCGCATTAGAAGCGGATTGGGGCCATCGCCGGTAGAGGATTACAGCGAACGGCAGTGGGGGACAATAATGCTTGATGAGAAGGGCAATTTGATGTGCGGTGATGATGTAAGCGATTGGTTTTATTCCTCGGATTGATTGATTCAAGCGATATATGATGTTGCATATACTGGTTTATGTCCTCTTGTATTACAGATAAAAGGATAGACATTTGGTACACTAAAGATACAGACTAACGAATAACTACACGAATAATGAACTTGAAATCGTAATACAATGAACATATAACCCATAATGATTGATTGATGTTAATTCCCTAATCTTTAGTTGTAACAACTAAGCGAACGTTCATTACTCGTTATAAAACTCTGAGAAAGCCACTCGGAAAGTTATAGCCAATAGCCGCTGGCAGTGAAGAGAGCCGCCGGCAAAGGCCAGAATCTTCCGATATGGAGACTTTTAAATCTGCTGCCGGGGCTCTATCTGCTTTATTTTGAGTTTATCTCATGTACTTTTTTTCTGGCTGCGTCGCGTTCCATTCATTTTATATCAGTGACTACCATGGCACGACCCGCTGGTTCCGAGATTTACTCCATTGCCCAACAACAAGAGCGGCGGCTTCTCATCTGATCTTGAATGAAGCTTAAATTCAAGATTAATTCCCTCTTTGAATTTCCTTTTGGCTTCACTCAGCTACTACGTATTTCAGATGCTGGAATAAGGCGCTGACGTGTGACGAGCTGCTGTGAATAAGATTCGCAAAGGGGCGGAGCACCTGTGGGGTCCCGCAGCATCACATCAGCTGTTAGACAAAGTTAAACCAGCTGCATTTAAACCAATTCATCCAAAGTCTCATCTCGGATTCATCAGCATAATTcaattgttctttttttatttatagaaaaCAGACGTTCCGTCAAAAAAATGGTCCCTCAGTCTCGAGCCTGGTTCTGTCCGTGCTCGTGCATGGGCGGATCGTCTGACAGCGAACAAGAGCATCACCAACAGCCACCGGATGCTGCGCGACCACCCGTGGACGCCACCAATGGCTACCAGACGCGTCCTCCGCATTTGTCTCGCGATTATATGAATGGTGTATATTATCCCAGCTGGCTGGTGTACAAAGACAAGACGCCTGCGACTCTTGACGTTGGCAATATCACGCACATCTTCTATGCCTTTGTTGGGTAAGCTCTGCCTTGGCAGGCTTATATACAGCTCAAGTCTACGGCTAATATTATATGTACAGTGTTAATGAAGATGGTTCTCTTCGAGTATGATGTAAAATCCATGCCTGTTGCTGAGCCGTGTAGCTGATATCGCGATAGTGGATCGATGAGCACGCCGACTTAGTCAAGGATGTCGATGGCGAGAAAGGCGCTCTGCATGCCCTTGCAAAACTCAAGCGCCAGAATCCTCATCTCAAGACTATTGCTTCCATAGGAGGAGGCGCCGATAGCAAACAGTTTTGTACGCTGGCTGCCAGTCACAACGGGCGACAGACGCTTGCGAAGCAAGTCCGCCATCTTTGCGACCGCTATAAACTCGATGGCGTTGATAGTATTTTGCCTCATTCCGTGATCAAGAATTTCTACTTATACAATTCCAGTTGATTGGGAACACCCTAAAAACACGCACGAGGGTCATGACTATGTGAAGCTTCTCCAAGAGTGCCGCAATGCCCTTCCCGAAAAGACTCATCTTCTCACCACCGCTCTTCCGGTTGGTCAGTACATTCTCAAGCATATCGATCTCCGAGCAGTGTCTCACCTAGTCAATTACATCAACCTCATGGCGTACGACTTCACCGGCTCCTGGACAAGTGTCTGCGGTAATCATGCGCAGCTGCATTCCCCACACGGCGGTCTCCAATCTTCATATCCAGAACTCGGCGTGTGCGCGACAGATGGCGTCGAGTACATTTTATCCAAAGGTGTCCCTAGTCGAAAACTTGTCTTTGGCGTTCCCGCTTATGCAAGATATTTCCCCGTCGCCGAGGGACCAGGCTGCTCGACCGAAGGCGCAGGAGAAATGGACTACTACGAGATGCCGGATGAATGGGTAGACAATGCCGTGGTTGAAGAAACATCTGTGGCAGCTTGGTACGTAGATCAAGATCGTGAGAAAGGTTACATCACGTTCGATGTTCCGAGGACGGTATATATGAAGGCCAAGTATGTGACTCACAAACATCTTGGGGGGCTGTTCTACTGGACGGGCACTGGTGACAAGCCTGGAAGGTTGAGCTTGGTGGCTGCGGGGAAGAGAGGGCTTGACGAATAAAGTATGTAAACCTGAGCTGTTATATATTCCAAGTGATTCACTACTAATATCAATCAGATGGAATCACTGATAGGTTGGCTTAGTGGCACTTTCCGTATTCCAGAGTGAAGCAAAGTGTTATGCTTTGGCCTTGCCGTAACAACTAGAAAAGGGATTACTCTGGGAAACAAAACTCTCTTCTTGATCTTTACTTACTGCAGCATCGCCTATATTTTGTCCCTATTGAACAAGAGCCAACAGTTCTTTCTTTGATTAGTTGACCTACACTTCGCCTATACTACTTCTTGTAAGTCGCATCGCCAGGTCTTGGATAAACGATAAACCCACAGTACTGACGATTAATTTCAGCAAACAATTTTCTCGGCCAAACGCCACAAGGCTTTCATACTTTCTGCGCCAAATTTCCACAAATTCGCAAACATGGGCATGTTCTTTTCACGACCTTCTGAAGGGAGAGACTGTGACAGTGACACAGGCGAGAACGCCGATCGACATGAATTTCGTCGTCGGCTTTGGGATGCTACGCTGGGAAACTTTCGCTGCTTCAAGAATTGGTGGAAATGAATACGCCAGAAAAATGGGCCAGTGTTGCTGTGTTATTGATTCAAAGGTAAAGACGGGATGTGAAATGCCAGTATTGGGCTTTATAAGGTAGAATAAATACATGAATAAAACGCCAGCCATCCTCAACAAGGCACTATTCTGCTAGGAACTCAGGCTTACGCCTCCCATCATGGACGCAatatcgtcgtcgtcgtcatcatcatcatcatcatcatcatcatcatcatcatcatcatcatcatcatcatcatcatcagcagcagcagcagcaacagcttctgACCCACGTACAGACCATTTTTCCACAAGTGTCATTCTAGACGTCAGTGTATTGGTATCCTCCCGTTTGATACTCAGCGAAGCTTTCTGCTCCACAATGTCAAAAGCATCCTTACGCACTCGCAGCAGTATTCTATCGATCATAATCTGTCTCAGCTCTATGGCCTCCTCACCTTGATAGGGGAACACGTCGGGGATGCGCCAGCTGGGGTAGAAATTACCGTGTGAGGGTCGGTGCTTGACATTGGATCGATGGTCCCGGAAATAATGGTTGCATAGCCTACAAACCGGCTTGCTGCTACcaatatacatgtagtcaTTGAAGAATTTCTCAGGAGCGACTTGTCCTGGCTTCAGCAGCCAGTTAAGCAAGATGACTTCTGAATGCGCGATGGGCCTCAAGCTAGTCTTTTGGAATTCTCTCTGGATCCGAGCGTCAAGATCATACGTCTGTAGAGATTCTGCAAAGTTTCTGAAATGCTCAATGTCTTCTGGTCTGCGGGTCATGCGCCCGACAATCTCGTTGGCTGTCTGGCTTTTTCGCCGGCCTGGCTTCCCTATCGGGCGACTCGATGAAAGGAAGTTCACCATTGGATTTCGGAAGAGGATCGGATGCATTTTCTTTGCGCGTAGGAAGAATTGCGCAGACTGCGGGTAAGCCAAGATGCGATTCATCGTGTGGAAGAGCTCCGACCAGCACTCCATGCTCTTGTAGCCGGGGATGCGATCTTCCAGGGCGATGCTCTTGATCGCTTCGCCTGCTTTTGATTTCTCGATTTGGACAAGGAGCTGGATCATGGTCTTGGATTTGCTGATATCTTGTCAAATAAAAGAGATTAGTAACTGCCTGCGCTCTTTTTCCAAGTAGAGGCTTACATTCGTCTTCTGAATCACTGAACTCTGAAAGCGATTGGACAATCTTATTCAGCCCCTCTTCAATCAGGACGTCTAGATACTATCAGCTGGCTCTATCATGGCCAATTTCCTCCATGAGTGAATCAATACCTTCTTCTATAATGGTCGACTTGCACTGTTCAAGGCACTTCATTGCCTGAGACTCGAGGTTGCCCAAATAGAAGGAGACTCTAGGGCGATTGAAACGCAGTATATGGTAAAGCAGCGAGCTTCTCGCCTCGTGCTGGTTCATTTCACCATCAGGCGCCTGGTTAACTATCCGAAGCAGATTTTTAACATATACAGCCGTGTCTAGTAGTTGGTCGTCAGTCTGTCGGTTAACTGCGAACACAAACTGAGGTCTCGCAGGGTTGTCTGGGTTTCTTCGTACGACGAATGAGGTGACCGTATCACCACCCCTTTCTCTATCGCACACATGGCTAAGCTTATTGATGAAGGAACAGAATAACTGTT
The Trichoderma asperellum chromosome 7, complete sequence DNA segment above includes these coding regions:
- a CDS encoding uncharacterized protein (EggNog:ENOG41), which produces MASMPYKDITSSPPFTFVVGPDEKEHTIHSALVAHQSEALNALINGGMKESIERRVIWKEISEEVFIDFSQYVYTGDYDGAKPSKREVPGRVAPLRVSPIGDACWIPPHLRKKGKSESSIWTKKRLLWHKFQALDPLPSQDSAPSLGSSAICDYTDVFLSHARMYVFADYYGIDPLQILALHKLLRALILFDDQGGSCGDIIQLVRYSFEQTVDKWDQDDELRSLVCLYAACQVEDLWKDTEFKDIMKTLPDFSTGLITAMLDRLD
- a CDS encoding uncharacterized protein (EggNog:ENOG41), translated to MLQLYYQFFAQSRQYNSNIYQLSSTILQLYLLSTLKLQSRTIQNLSSIFRLQSRQNIKMKELVIYRQSTYKGFVRETEIPKPGPKDVLIKVAYAGLNPKDWKSTKNRDESNAFNAGDDVAGIIEAVGSEVFEYKPGDRVAGFHRMFQPHGTYAEYTVVPASTTFRLPPNISLESGAGLPLSFMTAALALYQYLGVPLPTTVGDFRQKTPILIWGGATAVGAYALQLAKLSKIGPIITVAGNGIDFVRSLNAADHIIDYRKGDVTRQILDAAGPAQIKIAFDAVSGHGSYERITEVLLASGGGHINMVDPPTDQSWKFPENVKFTRTFVSSAYHVSHSFINEEQAYADGEFAYFFYRYLSHLLAEGKFRPHPVEVLPDGLNGIPDGVQALFDGQVSAKKLVARVGK
- a CDS encoding uncharacterized protein (EggNog:ENOG41~TransMembrane:1 (o336-356i)), encoding MPGVPSYRGCDACRKQKKKCDMATPACSRCSRLKIACVGCGQLRYKFKDQTDLQVVRSSKKARSKASPQFETESDSPGSIISIASSRDSARSGAFISLLDITDPSYDLRCYGPWFKDLPRRLGTNEALDAAVEAMVGFYPHLRRHEQSSLSRGSLVKYVNALQALRTCLNDPQKASKAETLCAVYILLICQGWTGKDNDQKVSHGEGLAFLLTAAESGQSSDQFHETIRDTLYVPVILEAIFNPRIRLGSWFLRFKDRAFGPPAPITHGAQKMMSLELKSLARIPDLIREPAKYIDDISNSYQRMRIEIPLLKAALHLADALASKSPTSGFIKTRIQYQVSFGLLVGCALIFNGYLRAFGADDGNMVEEADNMANDAIKLAHDASQYRPLGASFVPLCLIPAWTATDDIEIQQRVVEALMVYQDDFSPATSRGWYIMAYWLRGEMDRIRSGLGPSPVEDYSERQWGTIMLDEKGNLMCGDDVSDWFYSSD
- a CDS encoding uncharacterized protein (EggNog:ENOG41~TransMembrane:1 (o315-335i)); amino-acid sequence: MATPACSRCSRLKIACVGCGQLRYKFKDQTDLQVVRSSKKARSKASPQFETESDSPGSIISIASSRDSARSGAFISLLDITDPSYDLRCYGPWFKDLPRRLGTNEALDAAVEAMVGFYPHLRRHEQSSLSRGSLVKYVNALQALRTCLNDPQKASKAETLCAVYILLICQGWTGKDNDQKVSHGEGLAFLLTAAESGQSSDQFHETIRDTLYVPVILEAIFNPRIRLGSWFLRFKDRAFGPPAPITHGAQKMMSLELKSLARIPDLIREPAKYIDDISNSYQRMRIEIPLLKAALHLADALASKSPTSGFIKTRIQYQVSFGLLVGCALIFNGYLRAFGADDGNMVEEADNMANDAIKLAHDASQYRPLGASFVPLCLIPAWTATDDIEIQQRVVEALMVYQDDFSPATSRGWYIMAYWLRGEMDRIRSGLGPSPVEDYSERQWGTIMLDEKGNLMCGDDVSDWFYSSD
- a CDS encoding uncharacterized protein (CAZy:GH18); its protein translation is MVPQSRAWFCPCSCMGGSSDSEQEHHQQPPDAARPPVDATNGYQTRPPHLSRDYMNGVYYPSWLVYKDKTPATLDVGNITHIFYAFVGVNEDGSLRWIDEHADLVKDVDGEKGALHALAKLKRQNPHLKTIASIGGGADSKQFCTLAASHNGRQTLAKQVRHLCDRYKLDGVDIDWEHPKNTHEGHDYVKLLQECRNALPEKTHLLTTALPVGQYILKHIDLRAVSHLVNYINLMAYDFTGSWTSVCGNHAQLHSPHGGLQSSYPELGVCATDGVEYILSKGVPSRKLVFGVPAYARYFPVAEGPGCSTEGAGEMDYYEMPDEWVDNAVVEETSVAAWYVDQDREKGYITFDVPRTVYMKAKYVTHKHLGGLFYWTGTGDKPGRLSLVAAGKRGLDE